In Hermetia illucens chromosome 1, iHerIll2.2.curated.20191125, whole genome shotgun sequence, one genomic interval encodes:
- the LOC119661372 gene encoding mitochondrial ribosome-associated GTPase 2 has product MLPSLRGSLLTRAVKRTLFLLECPKTTLAQRIPVAVQPVKPKSKKVEGQYFSDSKYVRAIGGKGGDGCISFLQLWCNENAGPDGGDGGNGGHVLLEASREVNNFNHIPSLLRGDDGEKGRNQDCHGKNASHTIIKVPIGTIVKNQQGKVVADLDKESLKFVAARGGSGGKGNHFFASDTEQAPKVCEYGAQGEELAYNLELRSMAHVGFIGFPNAGKSTLLRAITRAHPKVAPYPFTTLRPNIGMVLYDDYEQVAIADLPGLIPDSHKNKGLGIQFLKHAERCSVLLFVIEVANDEPWKYYETLIFELGKFSQELVKRPKLIVANKMDLPEADRNLKLLKKKVDVPVIAISAQNETNLPNLLQEIRKLYDSSRQKAKT; this is encoded by the exons ATGTTGCCCTCGCTCAGGGGATCGCTATTGACCCGTGCGGTTAAAAGAACTCTGTTTTTGCTAGAGTGTCCGAAGACAACCTTGGCACAGCGTATTCCTGTAGCAGTGCAACCTGTgaaaccaaaatccaaaaaagttGAG GGACAATATTTCAGCGATTCAAAATACGTGCGGGCCATTGGCGGCAAGGGTGGTGATGGCTGCATATCTTTCCTTCAACTCTGGTGCAACGAAAACGCTGGTCCGGATGGCGGAGACGGTGGCAATGGAGGTCACGTCCTGTTAGAAGCATCGCGTGAAGTGAACAATTTCAATCACATTCCGTCACTCCTCCGGGGAGATGATGGCGAGAAAGGGCGAAACCAGGACTGTCACGGCAAGAATGCCTCCCATACTATCATCAAAGTCCCCATCGGGACCATCGTAAAGAATCAACAGGGCAAAGTGGTCGCCGATCTGGACAAGGAAAGTTTAAAGTTCGTGGCAGCCCGAGGAGGAAGCGGCGGCAAAGGCAATCATTTTTTCGCATCCGACACAGAACAGGCTCCCAAAGTCTGTGAATATGGCGCCCAAGGGGAGGAGTTGGCCTATAATTTGGAGCTGCGGAGCATGGCCCATGTAGGTTTCATTGGTTTCCCGAATGCTGGTAAGAGCACTCTTTTGCGAGCGATAACACGCGCCCATCCTAAGGTGGCGCCGTATCCCTTCACAACCCTCAGGCCTAACATCGGAATGGTCCTCTACGATGACTACGAACAAGTCGCCATCGCCGACCTGCCGGGATTGATCCCGGACTCACACAAGAACAAGGGTCTCGGGATCCAGTTCCTCAAACACGCCGAGCGGTGCTCTGTgttgctctttgtgatcgaagtagCGAATGACGAGCCGTGGAAGTACTACGAGACGTTGATCTTCGAACTGGGGAAGTTCAGCCAAGAACTAGTGAAGCGCCCTAAGCTGATTGTCGCCAACAAAATGGATCTGCCGGAAGCGGATCGGAATCTGAAGTTGCTGAAGAAGAAAGTCGACGTGCCCGTCATCGCGATCAGCGCCCAGAATGAGACGAACCTCCCGAATCTGCTGCAGGAGATCAGGAAATTGTACGACAGTTCCAGGCAAAAGGCGAAAACATAG
- the LOC119661373 gene encoding WD repeat-containing protein 82 yields MKMKLIDSVVRSFKVAKVFRENTDKINAIDFSPNGEHLISCSEDDQIVIYDCEKGTQSRTVNSKKYGVDLIHFTHGNNTAIHSSTKVDDTIRYLSLHDNKYLRYFPGHTKKVISLCISPVEDTFLSGSLDKTLRLWDLRSPNCQGLMHLSGRPVAAYDPEGLIFAAGVNSESIKLYDLRSFDKGPFVTFKLNQEKECDWTGLKFSRDGKTILISTNGSIIRLVDAFHGTPLQTFTGYPNNKGIPIEASFSPDSQFIFSGSTDGRVHVWNADTGYKVCVLNGDHPGPVQCVQFNPKYMMLASACTNMAFWLPTSEDGC; encoded by the exons atgaaGATGAAATTAATTGACTCGGTGGTGCGGAGTTTCAAAGTGGCCAAGGTTTTCCGTGAGAACACGGATAAAATCAACGCAATTGACTTTTCGCCAAATGGCGAGCATTTGATTTCGTGCAGTGAAGACGATCAAATTGTTATTTACGATTGCGAGAAAGGGACTCAGTCGCGAACGGTGAATTCAAAGAAATACGGAGTTGACTTGATACACTTCACGCACGGCAACAACACAGCAATTCACAGTTCGACAAAAGTGGACGACACCATACGCTACCTGAGCCTGCACGACAACAAATATTTGAGGTACTTTCCGGGCCACACGAAGAAAGTGATCTCGTTGTGTATCTCGCCGGTGGAGGATACTTTCCTGTCAGGCTCGCTGGACAAGACATTGCGGCTCTGGGACCTGCGCTCGCCGAATTGCCAGGGGTTAATGCACTTGTCAGGTCGGCCGGTAGCGGCTTACGATCCGGAGGGACTCATCTTCGCCGCAGGAGTGAACTCGGAGAGCATAAAGTTGTATGACTTAAG GTCCTTCGACAAAGGCCCTTTCGTCACGTTCAAGCTAAATCAGGAGAAAGAGTGTGACTGGACCGGACTGAAGTTCTCGCGCGATGGCAAGACAATATTAATCAGCACGAACGGGTCAATTATTCGCCTGGTGGATGCCTTCCACGGCACCCCGCTGCAGACGTTCACAGGTTACCCCAACAACAAGGGCATCCCGATCGAGGCGTCCTTCAGTCCCGACTCGCAGTTCATCTTCTCAGGCAGCACGGATGGACGGGTGCATGTCTGGAACGCGGACACTGGCTACAAAGTGTGCGTTCTCAACGGAGATCACCCAGGTCCCGTGCAGTGCGTCCAGTTCAACCCCAAGTACATGATGCTGGCATCTGCGTGCACGAACATGGCGTTCTGGCTGCCAACGTCCGAGGACGGCTGCTAG